The following proteins are encoded in a genomic region of Nycticebus coucang isolate mNycCou1 chromosome 19, mNycCou1.pri, whole genome shotgun sequence:
- the NDUFV2 gene encoding NADH dehydrogenase [ubiquinone] flavoprotein 2, mitochondrial isoform X2, protein MRNLHKTAVQNGAGGALFVHRDTPENNPDTPFDFTPENYKRIEAIVKNYPEGHKAAAVLPVLDLAQRQHGWLPISAMNKVAEVLQVPPMRVYEVATFYTMYNRKPVGKYHIQVCTTTPCMLRNSDSILEAIQKKLGIKVGETTPDKLFTLIEVECLGACVNAPMVQINDNYYEDLTPKDIDDIIDELKAGKIPKPGPRSGRFSCEPAGGLTSLTEPPKGPGFGVQAGL, encoded by the exons ATGAGGAATTTGCATAAGACAGCTGTGCAAAATGGAGCAGGAGGAGCTTTATTTGTG cACAGAGATACTCCTGAGAATAACCCAGATACTCCATTTGATTTCACACCAGAAAACTATAAG AGGATAGAGGCAATCGTAAAAAACTACCCAGAAGGGCATAAAGCAGCCGCTGTGCTTCCAGTTCTGGATTTAGCTCAAAGGCAGCATGGGTGGTTGCCCATCTCTGCAATGAATAAG GTTGCAGAAGTTTTACAAGTACCTCCAATGAGAGTATACGAAGTAGCAACTTTTTATACAATGTATAATCGAAAGCCAGTTGGAAAGTATCACATTCAGGTCTGCACTACTACCCCTTGCATGCTTCGAAACTCTGACAGCATCCTGGAAGCAATTCAGAAAAAGCTTG gaATAAAGGTTGGGGAGACTACACCTGACAAACTTTTCACTCTTATAGAGGTGGAATGTCTAGGGGCCTGTGTAAATGCACCCATGGTTCAAATAAATGACAACTATTAT GAGGATCTGACGCCTAAGGATATTGATGATATTATTGATGAGCTTAAGGCTGGCAAAATTCCAAAACCCGGGCCAAG GAGTGGGCGCTTCTCCTGTGAGCCAGCTGGAGGTCTTACCTCTTTGACTGAACCACCCAAAGGACCTGGCTTTGGTGTACAAGCAGGCCTTTAA
- the NDUFV2 gene encoding NADH dehydrogenase [ubiquinone] flavoprotein 2, mitochondrial isoform X1, producing the protein MLFSAAVRARAAGFAAPWGGHMRNLHKTAVQNGAGGALFVHRDTPENNPDTPFDFTPENYKRIEAIVKNYPEGHKAAAVLPVLDLAQRQHGWLPISAMNKVAEVLQVPPMRVYEVATFYTMYNRKPVGKYHIQVCTTTPCMLRNSDSILEAIQKKLGIKVGETTPDKLFTLIEVECLGACVNAPMVQINDNYYEDLTPKDIDDIIDELKAGKIPKPGPRSGRFSCEPAGGLTSLTEPPKGPGFGVQAGL; encoded by the exons ggaGGACATATGAGGAATTTGCATAAGACAGCTGTGCAAAATGGAGCAGGAGGAGCTTTATTTGTG cACAGAGATACTCCTGAGAATAACCCAGATACTCCATTTGATTTCACACCAGAAAACTATAAG AGGATAGAGGCAATCGTAAAAAACTACCCAGAAGGGCATAAAGCAGCCGCTGTGCTTCCAGTTCTGGATTTAGCTCAAAGGCAGCATGGGTGGTTGCCCATCTCTGCAATGAATAAG GTTGCAGAAGTTTTACAAGTACCTCCAATGAGAGTATACGAAGTAGCAACTTTTTATACAATGTATAATCGAAAGCCAGTTGGAAAGTATCACATTCAGGTCTGCACTACTACCCCTTGCATGCTTCGAAACTCTGACAGCATCCTGGAAGCAATTCAGAAAAAGCTTG gaATAAAGGTTGGGGAGACTACACCTGACAAACTTTTCACTCTTATAGAGGTGGAATGTCTAGGGGCCTGTGTAAATGCACCCATGGTTCAAATAAATGACAACTATTAT GAGGATCTGACGCCTAAGGATATTGATGATATTATTGATGAGCTTAAGGCTGGCAAAATTCCAAAACCCGGGCCAAG GAGTGGGCGCTTCTCCTGTGAGCCAGCTGGAGGTCTTACCTCTTTGACTGAACCACCCAAAGGACCTGGCTTTGGTGTACAAGCAGGCCTTTAA